taatTCCAAATTGCATAGTTAGCGTAAACACAACACTGCTCATCaccactaataaaataaaataaaataaaataaaataaaataaaataaaataaaataaaatgaaaacatcagACCTACAGTGAAGCATGCTAGTTGCAGCATCCTGGTTTGAGGATCGTTTTCTTCAGATGGAATTGCAACCTTAATAAAGGCGGAGGGAATAACAAACAGTTCCAAAAGTCACCCTAGTCTGGTCGCAAGCCACATATTGATAAACAAACAGTCACACGTTTACCAGTAAATGTGTGGACAACTTAGTGTCTTCAGCTAAGAAAATATGGGGGGAAGCTGAAGTGCCTAGACTCCGAGagaaaaccccccccccacacaaacgcagtcaaacagaatttgcaaaCAGGAAGATTAAACATAGAAGCTCAGAACTTTGAGGCATCTTTGATAACCCCTAGGTTATGTACTTATTTTACATAATCATTAATTTGCCAGGCCTATTCCTTCCTTCACTTTAAATATATGTAAGTTAATACAGAAGATAATTCAGGATCACAGTTGCTGTTTCCACATATATCCACTAGAGGCGATGTGGTGCACGTTTCTTGTGTGACTCGACTTGTAATGGCAACACAAAGTAGAGCCAAGGCAGAAGCAAACCTGcaataacaaacaaaccaagTAGCAAGTGATCGCAACTTCACACAACCGAGCAATCTTTTCGACAGATGAAGAAATCCTCCTACTATATTACACCAATCGTATGCTATTACGTGCCTCAGTACTGTATCGTAGACAGAGGCTACCTTGTCGCGTCGGGGATTTAACTGTTATCTAACATTTACCATAACAAATCGTGCATCAGCTAGCGTTAATCCTCCTTGGTTGCGGCTTTCCCTCGACTGCTGGATTGTCAAGTAACGCCGATTTTACACATTGacatgtgaaaaaaacaaagggGAAACCTGGACCAATTTTAACGGTGACGCGAGATTAACAAGTTATCGAGGTAAGTAGCTAACTAGCCACAATGCTAACCACTTTCCGTGTTTGGTTGATTCATAGACGAAATGGATTCGTGTgttgtttatttagtttttaaagttcgGATGCAGAACTTGCAACATGGCTAGTTCAATATTGAAACGAAATTGGATTTGTGGGTTGCACTGCACTTCCAGCCAAAACACAAGATTACGTGACGTCAAATGTTTCCAAATGTGCATAACGAAATAACAAtgaaaatgtatactttttttaaaaaaatttttttaagttgtcttGTTTTCATCCGTTTGAGCCTATCTTGCCATTTCAAACAATCACCCTGTAGTTAGATGCACAAATATTTCAATACAATATTACAACCAAACTGATCtttaaatagaacattttttttgccttttgcttggactaaaatgttttttttttcctgtctgaTTTTAGTGCTACTACAACTATCCAAGGATGCTTCAGCAAAGTGGGTGCTGGGTGGGAGTGCGTTTCACTCTCCTTGCCGTCACTTTCTGCTGCTTGGCGTCCTCGCCCACACATGCATATATCTATGCTGTAAGTAATGCTGTTCTGCATCAGCACACGTACTTTTGCCCGTGTGTGATTCATCAAAAGTACCGGGATATAatctcgttttgttttgtttttgcagcattataaaaatatgaccatgctATTCGAGGATCTACCGGCATTGTTTGGATCTCCGCTTCCTAAGGAAGGGATCATGGTGAggaaatttgtgtttgtgtagcCACCATTATTGTTTTCTAACGTAAAATAGTAAGTACTCTGGTTCAATAATGTTTGGGAAAAACTAGTGTAGTTAATATCAAATTTGTCTTGATGTCATAGGGAGTCTTGGTGGTGTCCCGTCCTCTTAATGCCTGTGCAACAATCGACCCTCCTCCTCCACTGCCGCCATTTTATGATGCCAACGTCACCAAATTCATAGCCCTCATCAGACGCTATGATTGCAATTTTGATCGAAAGGTCAGTCACGGTTCAAGTTTTACGGGCATCAGATTCTTTCTGGCGCCAAGTTGAATTAACGTGAGGGATGATTTTTAAAGGTCCTGCATGCGCAACAAGCTGGGTACAGTGCTGCAATCGTTCATAACATGTACTCGGACTCTTTGCTCAATATGAACTACAGCAATGGTAAGTAGCTAACAGTTTATTGTATTAAAGAAGCTTATTATTTCTCAggctttctttgtttgttttacttttagaTACTATCGCAGAGGAGATTGACATCCCCTCAGTGTTTACCAGCTACTATGCATCAGAAGTTCTCAAGAGTTTCATAATTCCAGACCAAGGGTACAGATTGCAAAAATACATTCAGTTGGtcgcatatttaaaaaatgaaatagtgCCTGTTTTTTTGAATGAGCTCTTGATGCAGTGTGGTTTTAATTCCTTATTACTCTAAATTTCAGAGCCTATGTAATTCTCAAGCCAGAATTTGCTTTCCCGCTCTCATACTACCTGATTCCCTTCACCGGAGTGGTCGGCATGATAatccttgtaatgtttattatCTTGGTGAGTATCATcactttgaattttttatttattttttatctgctCGTTGATAAACTATTTCCTCAGTCCCACACATAATGAAGTCGGTAACCCTTACACACACCTTTTGCCCGCTAATAATACTTCCCATTTTTGGTTTCATTGTCACAGTGTctgtaaaatgttgtttttcaggTTATACGCTGTGCACAGCACAGAAAAAGGCTGAGAAAAAACCGCTTGTCCAGGGAACAACTGAAGCGGATTCCTACTCACAAATTCAgtaaaggtaaaaaaacaaaaacaatacaaatatattttgattttaagaggaagtcaacacccaaactttcttgacaataatatattcgcTGTAACTCCACTAGTCTCAACATGACATTTGATTAAtactgtgtttgtggaatatgaattacacagcaaaatccacctgttttgatCTATTTctgggagcggccattttgccactcgctggcgactgaaaatgacatcacagttgcgtaGGGCtcaggccaatcacagctcaacttgtgaatttcacatgaccaaactcataaaacaggtgagcaatgattggtcgttaccggaGAACTGAGCAGCTGGGATGCCactttcagtggacagcaagtggcaaaatggccaaccCGAGAAATAGATAAAAACAGGCGGATTTTtctgtttaattcatatttcacaaatgcaatattcatctgaatgccatgtttagactagtgggagcaCATAGAACACATTATAATAATCTAATACTTTTCTTTCTTATTCCAGGAGATGACTATGATGTGTGTGCCATTTGCTTAGACGAGTATGAAGAAGGAGACAAACTGCGAGTTTTACCCTGTTCGCATGGtaaatattgattattttttaataccgtgtgtgattgatttcatAGACTGGATCAACAATGATTGGCACATGCTTGAATTATTTTGATCGATAATTTTTTAACATCTTGGGGGTTCATCATTATTTTAGGTAAATTAAGTACCGGATCAATGGAATTAAGAATTGGGAAGTACAGTTGTTGGCATCCTGTGACGTAATGTCATTCTCCAAACCTTTCCTAAACGGAAATATTTCTCTTCAGCCTACCACTGCAAATGTGTGGACCCGTGGCTGACCCAGACCAAGAAGACGTGCCCCGTATGCAAACAGCGAGTCACCCGCAGCAACCCCGAGCACGCCGAGTCCGAGTCCGAGGAGGAAACTGGAGGCcggggagaagaagaagaagaaggaacggAGGGTGAGGCCGACTCGGAGCGCACCCCTCTGCTCCGCTCATCCAACCAGGGTTCCCCCTCCGGGGGTCCGGGGGCATATTCCGCCACTACGGTCACCACCGCTCAGTGCATCGTCTCGCCGGCTCACGACGACAATTCCCCCGTCCTGGGTTACGAAGACTACTATTCCCCCCAGGAGGACACGGACTCCGAAAGCGATGACACCGAAGATGAGCGGCATGTTGAGGATGACGGCGCTCAGCTGATTGGTAGGGGCGCAGTGCACATCTGAGAGCTGCACCGTCGACATGACTAAACATGAAAAGGGCCTTTCTGTCACTAGCTTTGCTGTTCTTGTTGTTTAACATGCTactaaaaaagtacttttttttctgttttaaccACACACTAGTCAGTCTTGTCACACAAATTGTTCAGTTTGACTAATAGTTTGTATCCTGATTGCTTTACACATGATTCCGTCCTATTTTTGTGACTTATATTGCATATTTTTGATATTCTTAAAGTCACACTAAAATATGCACTGTATCTAGTTACACTGTTCTGAACCATTTATATTGTTAATGATCAAAACCATAGTTTAAAAATGTTGTTTAGATTTAAATAAATTCTAATTTGTAGTAATAGATTTTATGGTCAAAGTTATGAAGTTGCAAAGTGTAgagatattgataaaaaaaaaaaagacttctcaGCCCCCCTTCCTTGTTTATGATAAGCTTCTGTGCAGTGTGTCTATGTTCAAACTTAGTTTGTTGGACCATTAAGTACATTTTGGTTTTGCATACTTGCACAAAAGAGAGGAAAAGCAAAGCTGCTCACTCGCAAAGAGAACTGATGGCTCTTTGTGCATGAGAGACAATACTGTAATGGTAACACGTTTGACAACATTTTTCCATGGGTGCGGCCACATGGAAGCGTTTCTTCATCCCACCACTTactatttttgtcatttcattgCGGTTGGAACTTGGAAGCTCTAATTCAAGAACTGTTTTAAGTTAGTGGATTTAGACAAAACATTGCCTTAATTTGGCCTTCATGTACATGTACATGCGTTTTATGTTAAGAAACAGAA
The Festucalex cinctus isolate MCC-2025b chromosome 18, RoL_Fcin_1.0, whole genome shotgun sequence genome window above contains:
- the rnf167 gene encoding E3 ubiquitin-protein ligase RNF167 gives rise to the protein MLQQSGCWVGVRFTLLAVTFCCLASSPTHAYIYAHYKNMTMLFEDLPALFGSPLPKEGIMGVLVVSRPLNACATIDPPPPLPPFYDANVTKFIALIRRYDCNFDRKVLHAQQAGYSAAIVHNMYSDSLLNMNYSNDTIAEEIDIPSVFTSYYASEVLKSFIIPDQGAYVILKPEFAFPLSYYLIPFTGVVGMIILVMFIILVIRCAQHRKRLRKNRLSREQLKRIPTHKFSKGDDYDVCAICLDEYEEGDKLRVLPCSHAYHCKCVDPWLTQTKKTCPVCKQRVTRSNPEHAESESEEETGGRGEEEEEGTEGEADSERTPLLRSSNQGSPSGGPGAYSATTVTTAQCIVSPAHDDNSPVLGYEDYYSPQEDTDSESDDTEDERHVEDDGAQLIGRGAVHI